A genome region from Meleagris gallopavo isolate NT-WF06-2002-E0010 breed Aviagen turkey brand Nicholas breeding stock chromosome 7, Turkey_5.1, whole genome shotgun sequence includes the following:
- the MFSD6 gene encoding major facilitator superfamily domain-containing protein 6 isoform X3, translating into MAADDKVAILTDDEEEQKRKYVLADPFNGISKDQDLHPQNESPSTETTTVPDEELDWLEKHCVKINNDLLISKVFYFFFYSAYGSLYPLLPVYYKQLGMSPSQSGLLVGIRYFIEFCSAPFWGVVADRFKKGKIVLLFSLLCWVLFNLGIGFVRPATLRCVPKGLPPAHPTNASSLLTTISQNTSTSSPLTVSTASPKVRGKRDLLTSSPVTLGATGTVTPEVTFLLPTQSGDVEFAVENSTHFILKNTTITTSLGNMTPSTTPSATTTKPKPSDQAMLVYDQQEVEAIFLLILLVVIIGEFFSASSVTIVDTVTLQYLGKHRDRYGLQRMWGSLGWGLAMLSVGIGIDYTHIEVAVEGQGCKAPEYKNYRIVFIVFGVLMTMALIVATQFRFRYTHFKQDENKKKEVEISQVDRNASNESSDNTPTTSMSQSQSFSFWDLIKLLCSIQYGSVLFVAWFMGFGYGFVFTFLYWHLEDLNGTTTLFGVCSVLSHVSELTAYFFSHKLIELVGHIRVLYIGLACNTARYIYISYLENAWTVLPMEVLQGVTHAAIWAACISYLSAAVPPELRTSAQGILQGLHLGLGRGCGAMVGGVLVNYFGPAATFRGIGMACLVILLLFALIQWLLVPDEEEEKTMLAERIPVPSSPVPIATIDLVQQQSEDVMPRTEPRLPLKKTKHQEEQEDVNKPAWGVSSSPWVTLAYAIYQIKEMVKLSKTHPMPENQPLQLGKEMEENQ; encoded by the exons ATGGCAGCTGATGATAAGGTTGCCATTTTAACTGATgatgaagaagaacagaagagaaaatatgtgCTTGCTGATCCTTTCAATGGCATTTCCAAGGATCAAGACTTGCATCCCCAGAATGAATCCCCTTCAACAGAGACAACCACTGTCCCAGATGAAGAGCTAGACTGGCTAGAAAAGCACTGCGTCAAAATCAACAATGATCTTCTGATCTCAAaggtcttttattttttcttctattctgcATATGGCTCTCTCTACCCCTTGCTCCCTGTGTATTACAAGCAGCTGGGTATGTCACCTAGTCAGAGCGGACTTCTGGTGGGCATCAGGTACTTTATTGAGTTTTGCAGTGCTCCCTTCTGGGGAGTGGTAGCAGATCGCTTCAAGAAAGGGAAGATTGTCCTTCTCTTCTCACTTTTATGCTGGGTTTTATTTAACCTAGGGATCGGATTTGTTAGACCAGCCACCTTAAGATGCGTACCAAAGGGCCTTCCCCCAGCACATCCCACCAATGCAAGCAGCCTTTTAACAACCATTTCACAAAACACGTCCACGTCATCTCCACTAACCGTCAGTACCGCGTCCCCAAAAGTTCGTGGGAAGAGAGACCTGCTCACTTCCAGCCCAGTCACGTTGGGAGCGACAGGGACTGTTACTCCTGAAGTAACATTCCTGTTACCTACGCAGAGCGGTGATGTGGAGTTTGCCGTGGAAAACAGtactcattttattttgaaaaacacCACTATCACCACCTCACTGGGGAACATGACCCCAAGCACCACCCCATCTGCCACCACCACCAAGCCGAAGCCTTCCGACCAAGCCATGCTGGTTTATGATCAACAAGAAGTAGAAGCCATCTTCCTGCTCATTCTGCTGGTTGTCATAATAGGAGAATTTTTCAGTGCTTCCTCTGTTACTATTGTGGACACGGTAACTCTGCAGTACCTCGGCAAGCACCGGGATCGGTACGGACTGCAGCGTATGTGGGGGTCTCTGGGCTGGGGGCTGGCCATGCTCTCTGTGGGAATCGGCATCGACTACACCCATATAGAAGTTGCTGTCGAAGGTCAAGGATGTAAAGCTCCTGAATACAAGAACTACAGAATAGTCTTCATTGTTTTTGGTGTTCTGATGACAATGGCATTAATTGTGGCCACCCAGTTTCGATTTCGTTATACACACTTCAAGCaagatgaaaataagaaaaaagaggtGGAAATATCACAAGTGGACAGAAATGCCTCGAACGAATCCTCTGACAACACTCCTACGACCAGTATGAGCCAGTCGCAGTCTTTCAGTTTTTGGGACCTAATAAAACTGCTGTGTAGTATCCAGTATGGCTCGGTGCTCTTTGTGGCGTGGTTCATGGGCTTTGGATACGGCTTCGTGTTCACCTTTCTCTACTGGCACTTGGAAGATTTGAATGGTACCACCACTCTCTTTGGagtctgctctgtgctcagtcACGTGTCTGAGCTGACTGCCTACTTCTTCAGCCACAAACTGATTGAGCTGGTTGGTCATATCAG AGTGCTCTATATTGGTCTTGCCTGCAATACTGCCCGCTACATTTACATCTCCTATCTGGAAAATGCTTGGACGGTTCTCCCGATGGAAGTACTTCAAG GTGTCACGCACGCAGCCATATGGGCGGCCTGTATCTCCTACCTGAGTGCAGCAGTGCCCCCAGAGCTGAGGACGTCGGCCCAGGGCATCCTGCAGGGCCTGCACCTGGGCCTGGGCAGAGGATGCGGGGCTATGGTTGGAGGAGTTTTGGTCAACTACTTCG GTCCTGCTGCCACATTCAGAGGAATAGGAATGGCTTGTTTAGTGATTCTTCTTCTGTTTGCACTGATCCAGTGGCTGTTGGTTCCTGATGAAGAAGAAG aaaagaCAATGCTGGCAGAAAGGATCCCAGTGCCTTCCAGTCCTGTTCCCATAGCAACTATTGACCTTGTACAACAGCAGTCAGAAGATGTCATGCCTCGGACTGAGCCCAGACTGCCTCTGAAGAAAACGAAACACCAGGAGGAACAGGAGGATGTAAACAAGCCTGCCTGGGGCGTCAGCTCTTCTCCTTGGGTCACCTTAGCTTATGCTATCTACCAGATAAAGGAGATGGTTAAGCTGTCCAAAACCCATCCTATGCCTGAGAATCAACCTTTGCAG TTAGGAAAAGAGATGGAAG AAAATCAATGA
- the MFSD6 gene encoding major facilitator superfamily domain-containing protein 6 isoform X1 — protein sequence MAADDKVAILTDDEEEQKRKYVLADPFNGISKDQDLHPQNESPSTETTTVPDEELDWLEKHCVKINNDLLISKVFYFFFYSAYGSLYPLLPVYYKQLGMSPSQSGLLVGIRYFIEFCSAPFWGVVADRFKKGKIVLLFSLLCWVLFNLGIGFVRPATLRCVPKGLPPAHPTNASSLLTTISQNTSTSSPLTVSTASPKVRGKRDLLTSSPVTLGATGTVTPEVTFLLPTQSGDVEFAVENSTHFILKNTTITTSLGNMTPSTTPSATTTKPKPSDQAMLVYDQQEVEAIFLLILLVVIIGEFFSASSVTIVDTVTLQYLGKHRDRYGLQRMWGSLGWGLAMLSVGIGIDYTHIEVAVEGQGCKAPEYKNYRIVFIVFGVLMTMALIVATQFRFRYTHFKQDENKKKEVEISQVDRNASNESSDNTPTTSMSQSQSFSFWDLIKLLCSIQYGSVLFVAWFMGFGYGFVFTFLYWHLEDLNGTTTLFGVCSVLSHVSELTAYFFSHKLIELVGHIRVLYIGLACNTARYIYISYLENAWTVLPMEVLQGVTHAAIWAACISYLSAAVPPELRTSAQGILQGLHLGLGRGCGAMVGGVLVNYFGPAATFRGIGMACLVILLLFALIQWLLVPDEEEEKTMLAERIPVPSSPVPIATIDLVQQQSEDVMPRTEPRLPLKKTKHQEEQEDVNKPAWGVSSSPWVTLAYAIYQIKEMVKLSKTHPMPENQPLQKINENCNTLASSERQPSTVPDSGQSRNCSTPTATSDSQVDGDRLASDCDAQPAAAGP from the exons ATGGCAGCTGATGATAAGGTTGCCATTTTAACTGATgatgaagaagaacagaagagaaaatatgtgCTTGCTGATCCTTTCAATGGCATTTCCAAGGATCAAGACTTGCATCCCCAGAATGAATCCCCTTCAACAGAGACAACCACTGTCCCAGATGAAGAGCTAGACTGGCTAGAAAAGCACTGCGTCAAAATCAACAATGATCTTCTGATCTCAAaggtcttttattttttcttctattctgcATATGGCTCTCTCTACCCCTTGCTCCCTGTGTATTACAAGCAGCTGGGTATGTCACCTAGTCAGAGCGGACTTCTGGTGGGCATCAGGTACTTTATTGAGTTTTGCAGTGCTCCCTTCTGGGGAGTGGTAGCAGATCGCTTCAAGAAAGGGAAGATTGTCCTTCTCTTCTCACTTTTATGCTGGGTTTTATTTAACCTAGGGATCGGATTTGTTAGACCAGCCACCTTAAGATGCGTACCAAAGGGCCTTCCCCCAGCACATCCCACCAATGCAAGCAGCCTTTTAACAACCATTTCACAAAACACGTCCACGTCATCTCCACTAACCGTCAGTACCGCGTCCCCAAAAGTTCGTGGGAAGAGAGACCTGCTCACTTCCAGCCCAGTCACGTTGGGAGCGACAGGGACTGTTACTCCTGAAGTAACATTCCTGTTACCTACGCAGAGCGGTGATGTGGAGTTTGCCGTGGAAAACAGtactcattttattttgaaaaacacCACTATCACCACCTCACTGGGGAACATGACCCCAAGCACCACCCCATCTGCCACCACCACCAAGCCGAAGCCTTCCGACCAAGCCATGCTGGTTTATGATCAACAAGAAGTAGAAGCCATCTTCCTGCTCATTCTGCTGGTTGTCATAATAGGAGAATTTTTCAGTGCTTCCTCTGTTACTATTGTGGACACGGTAACTCTGCAGTACCTCGGCAAGCACCGGGATCGGTACGGACTGCAGCGTATGTGGGGGTCTCTGGGCTGGGGGCTGGCCATGCTCTCTGTGGGAATCGGCATCGACTACACCCATATAGAAGTTGCTGTCGAAGGTCAAGGATGTAAAGCTCCTGAATACAAGAACTACAGAATAGTCTTCATTGTTTTTGGTGTTCTGATGACAATGGCATTAATTGTGGCCACCCAGTTTCGATTTCGTTATACACACTTCAAGCaagatgaaaataagaaaaaagaggtGGAAATATCACAAGTGGACAGAAATGCCTCGAACGAATCCTCTGACAACACTCCTACGACCAGTATGAGCCAGTCGCAGTCTTTCAGTTTTTGGGACCTAATAAAACTGCTGTGTAGTATCCAGTATGGCTCGGTGCTCTTTGTGGCGTGGTTCATGGGCTTTGGATACGGCTTCGTGTTCACCTTTCTCTACTGGCACTTGGAAGATTTGAATGGTACCACCACTCTCTTTGGagtctgctctgtgctcagtcACGTGTCTGAGCTGACTGCCTACTTCTTCAGCCACAAACTGATTGAGCTGGTTGGTCATATCAG AGTGCTCTATATTGGTCTTGCCTGCAATACTGCCCGCTACATTTACATCTCCTATCTGGAAAATGCTTGGACGGTTCTCCCGATGGAAGTACTTCAAG GTGTCACGCACGCAGCCATATGGGCGGCCTGTATCTCCTACCTGAGTGCAGCAGTGCCCCCAGAGCTGAGGACGTCGGCCCAGGGCATCCTGCAGGGCCTGCACCTGGGCCTGGGCAGAGGATGCGGGGCTATGGTTGGAGGAGTTTTGGTCAACTACTTCG GTCCTGCTGCCACATTCAGAGGAATAGGAATGGCTTGTTTAGTGATTCTTCTTCTGTTTGCACTGATCCAGTGGCTGTTGGTTCCTGATGAAGAAGAAG aaaagaCAATGCTGGCAGAAAGGATCCCAGTGCCTTCCAGTCCTGTTCCCATAGCAACTATTGACCTTGTACAACAGCAGTCAGAAGATGTCATGCCTCGGACTGAGCCCAGACTGCCTCTGAAGAAAACGAAACACCAGGAGGAACAGGAGGATGTAAACAAGCCTGCCTGGGGCGTCAGCTCTTCTCCTTGGGTCACCTTAGCTTATGCTATCTACCAGATAAAGGAGATGGTTAAGCTGTCCAAAACCCATCCTATGCCTGAGAATCAACCTTTGCAG AAAATCAATGAGAATTGCAATACGTTGGCCAGCTCGGAAAGGCAACCCTCGACAGTGCCAGATTCTGGGCAGTCCAGAAATTGTTCAACACCAACAGCAACATCAGATTCCCAAGTAGATGGCGACCGCCTGGCATCGGATTGTGATGCTCAGCCTGCCGCCGCAGGGCCCTGA
- the MFSD6 gene encoding major facilitator superfamily domain-containing protein 6 isoform X2 produces MAADDKVAILTDDEEEQKRKYVLADPFNGISKDQDLHPQNESPSTETTTVPDEELDWLEKHCVKINNDLLISKVFYFFFYSAYGSLYPLLPVYYKQLGMSPSQSGLLVGIRYFIEFCSAPFWGVVADRFKKGKIVLLFSLLCWVLFNLGIGFVRPATLRCVPKGLPPAHPTNASSLLTTISQNTSTSSPLTVSTASPKVRGKRDLLTSSPVTLGATGTVTPEVTFLLPTQSGDVEFAVENSTHFILKNTTITTSLGNMTPSTTPSATTTKPKPSDQAMLVYDQQEVEAIFLLILLVVIIGEFFSASSVTIVDTVTLQYLGKHRDRYGLQRMWGSLGWGLAMLSVGIGIDYTHIEVAVEGQGCKAPEYKNYRIVFIVFGVLMTMALIVATQFRFRYTHFKQDENKKKEVEISQVDRNASNESSDNTPTTSMSQSQSFSFWDLIKLLCSIQYGSVLFVAWFMGFGYGFVFTFLYWHLEDLNGTTTLFGVCSVLSHVSELTAYFFSHKLIELVGHIRVLYIGLACNTARYIYISYLENAWTVLPMEVLQGVTHAAIWAACISYLSAAVPPELRTSAQGILQGLHLGLGRGCGAMVGGVLVNYFGPAATFRGIGMACLVILLLFALIQWLLVPDEEEEKTMLAERIPVPSSPVPIATIDLVQQQSEDVMPRTEPRLPLKKTKHQEEQEDVNKPAWGVSSSPWVTLAYAIYQIKEMVKLSKTHPMPENQPLQFVFCMLPGEAQLGKEMEENQ; encoded by the exons ATGGCAGCTGATGATAAGGTTGCCATTTTAACTGATgatgaagaagaacagaagagaaaatatgtgCTTGCTGATCCTTTCAATGGCATTTCCAAGGATCAAGACTTGCATCCCCAGAATGAATCCCCTTCAACAGAGACAACCACTGTCCCAGATGAAGAGCTAGACTGGCTAGAAAAGCACTGCGTCAAAATCAACAATGATCTTCTGATCTCAAaggtcttttattttttcttctattctgcATATGGCTCTCTCTACCCCTTGCTCCCTGTGTATTACAAGCAGCTGGGTATGTCACCTAGTCAGAGCGGACTTCTGGTGGGCATCAGGTACTTTATTGAGTTTTGCAGTGCTCCCTTCTGGGGAGTGGTAGCAGATCGCTTCAAGAAAGGGAAGATTGTCCTTCTCTTCTCACTTTTATGCTGGGTTTTATTTAACCTAGGGATCGGATTTGTTAGACCAGCCACCTTAAGATGCGTACCAAAGGGCCTTCCCCCAGCACATCCCACCAATGCAAGCAGCCTTTTAACAACCATTTCACAAAACACGTCCACGTCATCTCCACTAACCGTCAGTACCGCGTCCCCAAAAGTTCGTGGGAAGAGAGACCTGCTCACTTCCAGCCCAGTCACGTTGGGAGCGACAGGGACTGTTACTCCTGAAGTAACATTCCTGTTACCTACGCAGAGCGGTGATGTGGAGTTTGCCGTGGAAAACAGtactcattttattttgaaaaacacCACTATCACCACCTCACTGGGGAACATGACCCCAAGCACCACCCCATCTGCCACCACCACCAAGCCGAAGCCTTCCGACCAAGCCATGCTGGTTTATGATCAACAAGAAGTAGAAGCCATCTTCCTGCTCATTCTGCTGGTTGTCATAATAGGAGAATTTTTCAGTGCTTCCTCTGTTACTATTGTGGACACGGTAACTCTGCAGTACCTCGGCAAGCACCGGGATCGGTACGGACTGCAGCGTATGTGGGGGTCTCTGGGCTGGGGGCTGGCCATGCTCTCTGTGGGAATCGGCATCGACTACACCCATATAGAAGTTGCTGTCGAAGGTCAAGGATGTAAAGCTCCTGAATACAAGAACTACAGAATAGTCTTCATTGTTTTTGGTGTTCTGATGACAATGGCATTAATTGTGGCCACCCAGTTTCGATTTCGTTATACACACTTCAAGCaagatgaaaataagaaaaaagaggtGGAAATATCACAAGTGGACAGAAATGCCTCGAACGAATCCTCTGACAACACTCCTACGACCAGTATGAGCCAGTCGCAGTCTTTCAGTTTTTGGGACCTAATAAAACTGCTGTGTAGTATCCAGTATGGCTCGGTGCTCTTTGTGGCGTGGTTCATGGGCTTTGGATACGGCTTCGTGTTCACCTTTCTCTACTGGCACTTGGAAGATTTGAATGGTACCACCACTCTCTTTGGagtctgctctgtgctcagtcACGTGTCTGAGCTGACTGCCTACTTCTTCAGCCACAAACTGATTGAGCTGGTTGGTCATATCAG AGTGCTCTATATTGGTCTTGCCTGCAATACTGCCCGCTACATTTACATCTCCTATCTGGAAAATGCTTGGACGGTTCTCCCGATGGAAGTACTTCAAG GTGTCACGCACGCAGCCATATGGGCGGCCTGTATCTCCTACCTGAGTGCAGCAGTGCCCCCAGAGCTGAGGACGTCGGCCCAGGGCATCCTGCAGGGCCTGCACCTGGGCCTGGGCAGAGGATGCGGGGCTATGGTTGGAGGAGTTTTGGTCAACTACTTCG GTCCTGCTGCCACATTCAGAGGAATAGGAATGGCTTGTTTAGTGATTCTTCTTCTGTTTGCACTGATCCAGTGGCTGTTGGTTCCTGATGAAGAAGAAG aaaagaCAATGCTGGCAGAAAGGATCCCAGTGCCTTCCAGTCCTGTTCCCATAGCAACTATTGACCTTGTACAACAGCAGTCAGAAGATGTCATGCCTCGGACTGAGCCCAGACTGCCTCTGAAGAAAACGAAACACCAGGAGGAACAGGAGGATGTAAACAAGCCTGCCTGGGGCGTCAGCTCTTCTCCTTGGGTCACCTTAGCTTATGCTATCTACCAGATAAAGGAGATGGTTAAGCTGTCCAAAACCCATCCTATGCCTGAGAATCAACCTTTGCAG tttgttttttgcatGCTTCCTGGGGAAGCGCAGTTAGGAAAAGAGATGGAAG AAAATCAATGA